GTGCCCGCGAACTGGGTTATTACAGCAACCTGATCACCTCCGGCATGGGGCTGAACCGGGACAAGGTCCGCGCCCTGGCGGACGCCGGCCTGGACCACATTCAGATCAGCTTCCAGGACGCCGAAGAGGCCGGCAATCAGTTGATGGCCGGCTCCCGCAAAGCGTTCCAGCATAAGTTGGAAATGGCCCGGGCGGTGAAGGCGCATGATTTTCCCATGGTGCTCAATATCGTCATTCACCGGCACAACATCGACCGCATCGGCGACATCATTCAGCTGTGCCTGGACCTGGAAGCCGACTATGTGGAACTGGCCACCTGCCAGTATTACGGCTGGGCCCACTTGAACCGGCAAGGCCTGATGCCCTCGCGGGCGCAATTGGAACGAGCGGAACACGTGGTGGCGGACTATCGGCGCCGCCTGGAAGACGCCGCCAATCCCTGCCAGTTGATCTTCGTGGTACCGGACTATTATGAAGAGCGCCCGAAACCCTGCATGAACGGCTGGGGCAGTATGTTCCTGACCATCACCCCGGACGGCACCGCGCTGCCCTGCCACAGTGCTCGGCAATTGCCGATCGACTTCCCCAACGTCAGGGACCACACCATTGAGACCATCTGGCATCGTTCTCCCGGCTTCAATCATTTCCGCGGCGACGCCTGGATGCCCGAACCCTGCCGCTCCTGCGACGAGAAGCACGAG
This sequence is a window from Alloalcanivorax dieselolei B5. Protein-coding genes within it:
- the pqqE gene encoding pyrroloquinoline quinone biosynthesis protein PqqE, with product MVTTGSPNAEIRPGPPLWLLAELTYRCPLQCPYCSNPVDFADQGQELDTGQWLDVFAQARAMGAAQLGLSGGEPLTRPDLIELVSGARELGYYSNLITSGMGLNRDKVRALADAGLDHIQISFQDAEEAGNQLMAGSRKAFQHKLEMARAVKAHDFPMVLNIVIHRHNIDRIGDIIQLCLDLEADYVELATCQYYGWAHLNRQGLMPSRAQLERAEHVVADYRRRLEDAANPCQLIFVVPDYYEERPKPCMNGWGSMFLTITPDGTALPCHSARQLPIDFPNVRDHTIETIWHRSPGFNHFRGDAWMPEPCRSCDEKHEDFGGCRCQAYMLTGDAANADPVCAKSPHHHTIVAAREQAGTPLDQVPPLTYRNERNARLIYRG